A region of Amyelois transitella isolate CPQ chromosome 11, ilAmyTran1.1, whole genome shotgun sequence DNA encodes the following proteins:
- the LOC106133294 gene encoding brefeldin A-inhibited guanine nucleotide-exchange protein 1, with product MMQTNLKTKEMFIVRALEKILADKDIKRSYHSQLKKSCEVALEEIKAELKNGGQPESSESPTSGTLPLPKNDASNIITAEKYFLPFELACQSKAARIVVTALDCLQKLIAYGHLTGNIPDSTTPRKLLIDRIVETICSCFTGPQTDEGVQLQIIKALLTVITSQHVEVHEGTVLLAVRTCYNIYLASKNLINQTTARATLTQMLNVIFTKMENQALESDAHTTDIHHKLPNGNVVSDESHANHVVEDEKETPVTPLDEQVDDIIEAKIIAKQIVDSVIDNAISIATKKCSEDVSQNASENNENISDTQESLDNGSISLENNGHVNSEATITRIPSQESVDVASENDNSVTAKFTHVLQKDAFLVFRALCKLSMKPLPEGTPDPKSHELRSKILSLHLLLSILQNAGPVFRNNEMFITAIKQYLCVALSKNGVSSVPEVFELSLAIFLALLQNFKVHLKKQIEVFFKEIFMNILETSSSSFEHKWMVIQALTRICGDAQSVVDIYVNYDCDLSAANLFQRLVNDVSKIAQGRQALELGATPNQEKSMRIRGLECLVSILKCMVEWSKELYINPNLQTTLGERTTKEDTDHHSIKSHGGSSLSLVSTGSSNIGNRETLDSPEQFEVLKQQKEVWETGIDLFNRKPKKGVAFLQEQSLLGTSTKEIAEWLLTDERLDKTFIGEYLGENDDHSKEVMYAYVDSMNFSNMDIVAALRYFLEGFRLPGEAQKIDRLMEKFASRYCECNPTNTLFTSADTVYVLAFSIIMLTTDLHSPQVKNKMTKEQYIKLNSGISDNNDLPREYLSQIYDEIAGHEIKMKNVSKPGKHMIANEKKRKFIWNMEMEQISTAAKNLMESVSHVQTPFTTAKHVEHVRPMFKMAWTPFLAAFSVGLQDCDDPEIASLCLDGIRCAIRIACIFHMSLERDAYVQALARFTLLTANSPITEMKAKNIDTIKTLITVAHTDGNYLGSSWLDVVKCISQLELAQLIGTGVRPQFLSGSGIKPQPDALKFSLMALDPSVKEHIGETSSQSVVVAVDRIFTGSTRLDGDAIVDFVKALCQVSLDELSHPTNPRMFSLQKIVEISYYNMGRIRLQWSRIWQVLGDHFNKVGCSGNEDIAFFAVDSLRQLSMKFIEKGEFANFKFQKDFLRPFEHIMKKNNSPTIRDMVVRCIAQMVNSQAPNIKSGWKNIFSVFHLAASDQDEAIVDLAFQTTGKIITELYEKQFPAMIDSFQDAVKCLSEFACNAKFPDTSMEAIRLVRSCASAVGASPHLFAEHAGLEGEQGAPEEDRVWLRGWFPLLFSLSCVVSRCKLDVRTRGLTVLFEIIKTHGDSFRPHWWRDLFNILFRIFDNMKLPEHQLEKNEWMTTTCNHALYAIVDVFTQYFDILGTLLLEQLYAQLHWCVQQDNEQLARSGTNCLENLVISNGTKFNEDTWSNTCQIMLDIFNSTLPTTLLTWKPEENDEADNPHVRHGILKKPQVGDEAKSSNKIFNSLLIKCVVQLELIQTIDNIVFYPATSRKEDAETLALAAAELTGSTPGTEQECQREEQGMYRLLSSPHLLRLVECLMCSHRFAKTFNTNNAQRNVLWKANFKGSVKPNMLKQETQSLACVLRILFKMYSDEARRDHWPAVQKSLISICCEALEYFASVTNEAHRDAWTSILLLILTRILKMPDERFAAHVSSYYPLLCEITCFDLKPELRSVLRRVFIRIGPVFNIVTNAQ from the exons atgatgcaAACCAATCTCAAAACTAAAGAAATGTTTATAGTCAGAGCATTAGAAAAGATATTAGCCGATAAGGACATTAAAAGGTCCTATCATAGTCAATTGAAGAAATCTTGTGAAGTAGCCCTTG AGGAAATCAAAGCAGAGTTGAAAAATGGTGGACAGCCAGAATCATCTGAGAGTCCTACATCGGGAACACTCCCACTTCCCAAAAATGATGCGTCAAACATCATCACCGCGGAAAAATACTTCCTGCCTTTTGAGCTGGCATGTCAGAGTAAGGCAGCCCGGATAGTGGTCACTGCACTTGATTGCCTGCAAAAATTAATTGCCTATGGGCACCTTACAGGAAACATTCCAGACTCCACCACTCCACGAAAGCTTTTGATCGACCGAATCGTCGAAACTATATGTAGCTGCTTCACCGGCCCTCAGACCGATGAGGGAGTTCAACTTCAAATCATCAAAGCATTACTTACAGTAATTACGAGTCAACATGTCGAAGTTCACGAAGGAACGGTCCTTCTCGCTGTTCGAACatgttacaatatttatttagcaaGTAAGAATCTAATTAACCAAACAACAGCCCGAGCCACACTAACACAAATGCTTAACGTCATATTCACTAAGATGGAAAATCAAGCCTTAGAATCTGATGCGCATACAACTGATATACATCATAAATTGCCCAATGGCAATGTAGTCAGCGACGAATCGCACGCTAATCACGTAGTCGAAGATGAAAAAGAAACACCAGTAACACCACTGGATGAACAAGTGGATGATATAATTGAAGCTAAGATTATTGCAAAGCAAATTGTGGACTCTGTCATTGATAATGCCATATCCATTGCTACTAAGAAGTGTTCAGAAGATGTAAGCCAAAATGCAtcagaaaataatgaaaatatctcTGATACCCAAGAGTCACTAGACAATGGAAGTATTTCCTTAGAGAATAATGGTCATGTCAATTCGGAGGCTACAATTACAAGAATTCCCTCGCAAGAAAGTGTTGACGTGGCGTCTGAAAATGACAATTCGGTAACAGCTAAATTCACTCACGTGCTCCAAAAAGACGCCTTCCTTGTCTTCAGAGCTCTTTGTAAGCTTTCTATGAAGCCTCTTCCTGAAGGGACCCCTGACCCCAAATCACATGAACTAAGATCCAAAATTCTTTCCCTACATTTACTTCTTTCCATTTTACAAAATGCTGGACCTGTATTTAGAAACAATGAAATGTTCATCACTGCAATAAAGCAGTACCTTTGTGTAGCATTGTCTAAAAATGGCGTGAGCTCAGTGCCTGAAGTTTTCGAATTGTCATTGGCTATCTTCCTAGCTCTTCTTCAGAACTTTAAAGTTCACCTCAAAAAGCAAATTGaagtatttttcaaagaaatctTTATGAACATCCTGGAAACGTCAAGTTCGTCATTTGAACACAAGTGGATGGTGATTCAAGCTCTCACTAGAATCTGTGGCGATGCCCAAAGCGTTGTCGATATTTATGTCAACTATGATTGCGATTTGTCAGCTGCCAATCTCTTCCAGAGGCTGGTAAATGATGTTTCTAAAATCGCGCAAGGTAGACAAGCTTTGGAATTGGGTGCAACACCCAATCAAGAGAAGTCTATGCGTATTAGGGGACTCGAATGTTTAGTGTCGATATTAAAGTGTATGGTAGAATGGAGCAAAGAACTTTACATCAATCCAAACCTGCAAACAACTTTGGGTGAAAGAACAACTAAAGAAGACACAGATCATCATAGTATTAAATCCCACGGTGGATCTAGTCTCAGTCTCGTTTCGACAGGGTCTAGTAACATAGGCAATAGAGAAACATTAGATTCTCCTGAACAGTTTGAAGTACtgaaacaacagaaagaagtATGGGAGACTGGTATTGATCTGTTTAACCGTAAACCTAAGAAAGGTGTTGCATTTTTGCAAGAGCAAAGCTTGCTTGGTACATCAACTAAAGAAATAGCTGAATGGTTACTAACAGACGAAAGGCTCGATAAGACGTTTATAGGAGAatatttaggtgaaaatgacGACCATTCCAAAGAAGTGATGTATGCTTATGTAGACTCGATGAATTTCTCGAACATGGACATAGTGGCAGCCCTTCGTTATTTCTTAGAAGGCTTCAGATTACCTGGTGAAGCTCAAAAGATTGACAGGCTGATGGAAAAATTCGCTTCACGTTACTGTGAATGCAATCCTACCAATACGTTATTCACAAGCGCCGATACAGTTTACGTCCTCGCCTTCTCAATCATAATGCTAACGACCGATTTGCACTCGCCACAAGTTAAGAACAAAATGACAAAAGAACAGTATATCAAACTGAATAGCGGCATAAGTGACAATAATGACTTGCCTCGCGAGTATTTGTCTCAAATTTACGACGAAATAGCTGGTCATGAGATCAAAATGAAAAACGTATCGAAACCAGGTAAACACATGATCGCtaatgaaaagaaaagaaaatttatttggaaCATGGAAATGGAACAGATATCAACGGCAGCTAAGAATCTAATGGAATCGGTTTCGCATGTTCAGACGCCATTTACAACGGCGAAACATGTAGAACACGTGCGGCCGATGTTCAAAATGGCTTGGACACCATTCCTTGCAGCTTTTTCAGTAGGACTACAAGATTGCGACGATCCTGAAATAGCTTCACTGTGTCTCGATGGCATTCGATGCGCGATTCGAATCGCATGCATATTCCACATGTCGCTGGAAAGAGACGCGTATGTCCAAGCATTAGCACGGTTCACGCTCCTAACAGCTAATTCACCAATTACAGAAATGAAGGCTAAGAATATTGATACGATAAAAACTTTGATAACAGTCGCTCATACAGACGGAAACTACCTAGGTTCAAGTTGGTTAGATGTAGTGAAATGTATTTCACAACTAGAACTGGCGCAGTTGATAGGTACAGGCGTAAGACCTCAGTTTTTGTCAGGGTCGGGAATTAAACCGCAGCCAGACGCTCTGAAGTTTAGCTTGATGGCTCTTGACCCCAGTGTCAAGGAACATATTGGAGAAACCAGTTCACAAAGTGTAGTAGTGGCCGTAGACAGAATATTTACAGGGTCTACTAGACTCGATGGTGACGCTATTGTAGACTTTGTGAAAGCCTTATGCCAAGTATCACTTGACGAACTAAGCCATCCGACGAATCCTCGTATGTTCTCTCTACAGAAAATAGTCGAGATTTCCTACTACAACATGGGACGTATTCGGTTGCAGTGGTCACGTATTTGGCAAGTTTTAGGAGACCACTTTAACAAAGTTGGCTGTAGTGGCAATGAGGATATAGCATTCTTCGCGGTCGATTCTTTGAGACAGCTGTCGATGAAGTTCATAGAAAAGGGAGAATTTGCCAACTTCAAATTCCAAAAGGACTTTTTGCGACCTTTCGAGCATATTATGAAAAAGAACAATTCCCCAACGATCAGAGATATGGTGGTGCGATGTATCGCGCAGATGGTGAATTCCCAAGCGCCGAATATAAAATCTGGTTGGAAAAACATTTTCTCCGTATTCCATTTGGCAGCGAGCGATCAAGACGAGGCGATCGTCGACTTAGCATTCCAGACTACGGGCAAGATTATAACAGAACTGTACGAGAAGCAGTTCCCAGCCATGATCGATTCATTCCAAGATGCAGTCAAATGTCTATCAGAATTCGCGTGTAATGCTAAGTTCCCCGATACTTCAATGGAAGCAATAAGACTTGTTCGGTCATGTGCGTCTGCTGTGGGGGCGTCGCCGCATTTATTTGCAGAGCATGCGGGCTTAGAAGGAGAGCAAGGGGCTCCCGAAGAGGATAGAGTGTGGTTAAGAGGTTGGTTTCCACTATTGTTTTCGCTATCATGCGTCGTCAGTCGCTGTAAACTAGACGTTCGCACAAGAGGTCTAACTGTTCTGTTTGAGATTATAAAAACACACGGCGATTCATTCCGTCCGCATTGGTGGAGAGACCTTTTTAACATCCTGTTCAGAATATTCGACAATATGAAGCTCCCTGAACATCAACTAGAAAAGAACGAGTGGATGACAACTACTTGCAATCACGCTTTGTACGCGATCGTCGACGTATTCACCCAGTATTTTGACATTCTCGGAACTCTCCTTCTAGAGCAGTTGTATGCGCAGTTGCATTGGTGTGTGCAACAAGACAATGAACAATTAGCCAGGTCGGGAACCAACTGTTTGGAAAATCTAGTCATTTCGAACGGAACCAAATTCAATGAAGACACTTGGAGTAACACTTGTCAGATTATGTTGGATATCTTCAACAGCACGTTACCAACTACCCTCCTAACTTGGAAGCCGGAAGAGAACGATGAGGCGGATAATCCTCATGTTCGACACGGGATCTTAAAGAAACCGCAAGTGGGAGACGAAGCGAAATCATCGAATAAGATCTTTAACAGTTTACTAATAAAGTGCGTAGTTCAACTCGAACTGATTCAGACTATCGACAATATTGTTTTCTACCCGGCAACATCCAGAAAGGAAGATGCAGAGACTTTGGCTTTGGCTGCTGCTGAATTGACGGGGTCCACTCCAGGGACGGAACAAGAATGCCAACGAGAAGAGCAAGGAATGTATCGGTTGCTAAGTTCTCCACATTTGCTGCGTCTGGTCGAATGTCTGATGTGCAGTCACCGATTCGCGAAAACTTTCAATACGAATAACGCGCAAAGAAACGTGCTGTGGAAAGCGAATTTCAAGGGCTCTGTGAAACCGAATATGTTGAAACAGGAAACGCAGTCTTTGGCGTGCGTTTTGAGGATATTGTTCAAAATGTACAGTGACGAAGCGAGGAGGGACCACTGGCCAGCTGTGCAGAAGAGTTTGATCAGCATTTGCTGCGAAGCGCTGGAATACTTCGCCAGCGTGACGAACGAAGCCCACAGAGATGCCTGGACGTCGATTCTGCTGCTGATCCTCACGAGAATACTGAAGATGCCTGATGAAAGA TTTGCGGCACACGTATCAAGTTACTACCCTCTCCTGTGCGAGATCACGTGCTTCGACCTCAAGCCCGAGCTGCGTTCCGTTCTACGACGAGTCTTTATTCGCATCGGCCCGGTTTTCAATATCGTCACCAATGCGCAGTAA
- the LOC106133295 gene encoding actin-related protein 2/3 complex subunit 1A-A, with protein MSQTLTFGDSCAPITCHAWNKDRTQIAFSPNNNEVHIYEKEGSEWKQTNNLREHDLKVMGIDWAPNTNRIVTCSVDRNAYVWTQGPDGKWTTTLVLLRINRAATCVKWSPMENKFAVGSGARLISICYFEKENNWWVSKHIKKPIRSTVTSLDWHPNNILLVAGSADFKVRVFSAYIKDIEDQPGPNVWGSKLPLGQLLAEFPNSPSGGGWVHSVSFSADGNKVAWVGHDSSINVADATLGKAVIKLKTEYLPFLGCHWITNNSIVVAGHSCIPLLYCYDGREVKFVAKLDNTQRKESGGLSAMKKFQSLDRQARIETNDTYLDSIHQNAITHISLYKGTKANMDKFSTSGLDGQLVIWDVDALKAMEGLKIQ; from the exons ATGTCTCAAACGCTAACTTTTGGTGACTCATGCGCCCCAATAACATGTCATGCGTGGAATAAGGACAGAACAC AAATCGCCTTCTCCCCCAACAATAATGAAGTCCACATTTACGAGAAAGAGGGCAGCGAATGGAAACAGACCAACAACCTCCGTGAACATGACCTTAAGGTGATGGGCATAGACTGGGCACCAAACACCAACCGTATCGTCACCTGCTCCGTAGACCGTAATGCTTATGTCTGGACCCAAGGTCCCGATGGTAAATGGACTACCACTCTTGTACTCTTGAGGATCAATAGGGCAGCTACTTGTGTGAAATGGTCACCTATGGAAAATAAGTTTGCTGTCGGCTCAGGCGCTCGTTTGATCtcaatttgttattttgagaAGGAAAATAATTGGTGGGTCTCGAAGCATATTAAAAAGCCTATACGATCAACTGTTACCTCTCTTGATTGGCATCcgaataacattttattggtTGCGGGGTCAGCAGATTTTAAAGTGCGAGTCTTCTCAGCGTACATCAAGGATATTGAAGACCAACCAGGCCCTAATGTTTGGGGATCTAAGCTGCCGTTGGGACAGTTGCTAGCGGAGTTTCCTAATTCGCCATCTGGTGGCGGATGGGTGCACAGCGTGTCTTTCTCAGCTGACGGGAACAAAGTCGCTTGGGTCGGACACGATAGCTCTATCAACGTTGCAGACGCGACACTCGGCAAGGCtgttataaaactgaagactGAATACTTGCCATTCCTCGGGTGTCATTGGATCACGAACAATTCGATTGTTGTGGCGGGACATAGCTGCATTCCATTGTTATATTGCTATGACGGAAGGGAGGTTAAATTCGTGGCGAAATTGGACAACACTCAGAGGAAGGAGTCTGGAGGTCTTTCAGCCATGAAGAAGTTCCAATCGCTCGATCGCCAGGCTCGTATCGAAACTAATGACACTTATCTGGATTCTATTCATCAGAACGCTATCACTCATATCTCTTTGTATAAGGGAACCAAGGCCAACATGGATAAATTCAGCACATCTGGTCTAGATGGACAACTAGTCATTTGGGACGTGGACGCCTTGAAGGCTATGGAAGGGCTCAAGATTCAATAA
- the LOC106133296 gene encoding translin-associated protein X produces the protein MSGRGRYRDNRNRKHKTLSSVARETAASIAADSPVLAMFLSAAQKLNERQDRHERLIKLSRDITIESKRIIFLLHSGLTAETTKKAVTEAKERIQKLINGPIRSIAIELENSPAYLHSRAVTAGFQEFIEAWTLCTLMEKKEIISFSEVQQQLTYKVKDSGDTEEERAVVAMLPHTDYMLGLADLTGELMRRAINSLSSGERDECFHTCQVVRDLYTGYIGLYGMGKELCRKTNITRSNVYKVEGAVYALSIRGEAPPTLILAATQPAHLDWETHDHSDDEGFY, from the exons ATGTCTGGAAGAG GAAGATACCGTGACAATCGCAACAGAAAGCACAAAACACTGTCTTCTGTGGCGCGTGAGACCGCGGCCTCAATAGCTGCTGACAGCCCTGTGCTGGCTATGTTCCTCTCTGCTGCACAGAAATTGAATGAAAGACAAGACCGCCACGAACGTCTAATTAAACTGTCCAGAGATATCACTATTGAGAGCAAGAGGATCATATTTTTGCTGCATTCAGGACTTAC AGCTGAAACAACCAAAAAAGCTGTGACAGAAGCGAAAGAAAGAATCCAAAAGCTGATCAACGGACCAATCAGAAGCATTGCTATTGAGCTCGAAAACAGTCCCGCATACTTACATTCCCGTGCCGTCACTGCAGGCTTCCAGGAATTCATTGAAGCGTGGACTCTTTGCACATTAATGGAGAAGAAGGaaattatatcattttcaGAAGTTCAACAACAACTTACGTATAAAGTAAAAGATAGTGGTGATACGGAGGAAGAGAGGGCCGTGGTTGCTATGTTACCACATACAGATTACATGCTCGGGTTGGCAGACTTGACTGGGGAACTGATGAGACGGGCGATAAACTCGCTGTCGAGTGGCGAACGGGACGAATGCTTCCACACTTGTCAAGTTGTTAGAGATTTGTACACAGGGTATATAG GTCTTTACGGAATGGGCAAAGAGTTATGTCGCAAAACAAACATAACCCGCAGCAATGTTTACAAGGTAGAGGGCGCTGTGTACGCGCTGAGTATCCGGGGCGAAGCGCCGCCCACCCTCATACTCGCCGCGACACAACCCGCGCATCTTGACTGGGAGACCCATGACCATTCTGATGACGAAGGATTTTATTAA